TTCTGCGGCGTTGCAGACTAGTTTTGATAGTTTGTCGCCTTTTCTGATAATTGGTAGCCCTGTTATGGGAATTATTTGAATGACGTCCATAAAAGAACTTTTTGTGCTGTGAGCTAATAAGCGTGGTGTTTTATCATTGCCTCTGCTTTTTTCAAGTCGTTGAGTGTGTTGATGTTGAAGAAAGTTATGAGTTTCGAGTCGAGTTGTCGAAGGACTGTAGTGGAGATGTAGCGGATGTTTTGCATGTTTGCTATCATAGAACGCATATCTAGTTTTCCGTTTTCCAGAGCGGTTTTTGCGGCTTTGGCTGCTGTTTTGGCGTCGTAGACTGCTTGTAGGGGTTCGATGTCACCGTTTGTCCACCTCGGAATCGTTGCAGTCTTGTTTATGCATACATCTAAGAGAAAGCGGAGGATTTCAGTAGATAAGAACGGAGTGTCACACGCGAGCAGTAGAGTATATCCGCTTTGAATAGTTTCGAAACCGGCTAAAGCACCAACTAGAGGCGTTTGAACAGTTGCTTTGTCTATTACAATGCGAGCTTTTTGCTTGATTACCTGAGCGAATTTTTTCTCTTGTATCTCCGAATTTACAACCACAACGACTTCATCAACCATCGGAGCAAGCGTATCCAATACGTGAAGAACTAGAGGTTTTTCAGCCAGTCTAATCAAACCTTTGTCCTGTCCAAAGCGTTTCGAAACTCCTCCAGCAACAACTATTGCTGACATAAAAACAGCTCATGGTTGATATGTTTGGCGTATATGCTTTTGATAGGGTATAATACTCTTCCGTTAACTATTGACTTTTTACGCTAAGTAGCTCTGTGACTTTCGTTTGCGGTGAATTTTAAATTCACCCTTTTCGGTGCATGCGCGTAACTTGTTGAGTGTAAGATTTAAACATTAGTTGTAACATATCCCGATCCACATGCATGTTAAATTACATTGCCGAGATATTTTGTAACCGTGAATGTAAAGGTGTATGTAAAATGGGAATAACATTCGCTTGCATTGCTCCACATGGAGCAAAGATTATCTCCCAATTAGCGGGCAACGAAATAGAAGCTTTTAGCAAAACAAGGCAAGGAATGGAAAAAATAGCCAGTTTAATGAAAAAGCAGAAAATCGACACCATAATCATCGCAACTCCGCATAATTTGCGACTAGAAGGAAACATTGGAATAATAACAACCGAATTTGCCGAGGGAAGTTTGAGAACAGACATCGGGTCGATTAAAATGCGGGTTCAATGCAACCGACCTTTAGCAAAGGAAGTTTTGCGTTGTGCTAAGGAGTGTAAACTGCCTATTGTAGGGGTCAACTATGGCACCGATGAAGGCCTATCTTCTTGTATGCCTATGGATTGGGGGACATTGATTCCGCTTTGGTTCTTTGGAACTCAACTTCTAAGACCACGCATAGTCATAGTAACTCCATCAAGAGAAATCCCCATAGAGAACTTGGAGAAGTTGGGCAGCGTGATCGCTCAAGCGGCGAAAAAATCCAGCGAAAAAGTTGCTTTTGTAGCCAGTGCCGACCAAGCACACACTCACGATTCAAAGGGACCTTATGGTTTTCATCCAGCATCAACAAAATTCGACAACCTTGTCAAAAAGGCAGTTAAGGAAAACAACCTTGGAATGCTGCTACATTTGGAACAACAACTTATAGAAACCGCAAAACCAGACAGCTTATGGCAGATAGCTATCCTTTTTGGTGTTTTACATGAAGTTCCAATGAGAGGAAAACTAATCTCTTATCAGGCGCCTACGTATTTCGGAATGCTATGCGCTGCATACATGCCACCATAAATTTTGAAAGTTAATTTTCGAATTTCGCATGCGACTTTAAATATAGACATTTAGTTGCTTTTAGGAATGTTCGACAGTTTTTAACAAGAGTGCCCATTAGCCACCTACTAGAAACCAAATAAAATCTAGAATGTCCAAGAGTGACACGCACATACCATTCTTTGTTAACTGTACAAAGTCAATACTTTTCGTATGCCCATCACAGAAACATGATATCTGTTAGCTCCGTCTCTTTTAACAGACTGCACATACCCGAGCGCCTCAAGCTTACGCAAATACTCCTGAATAGTAGAAGTTTCCTTATTTGTCCACTTTGCAATCTTCTCTATCGTGAGCGCCCCTTCAGCTTTAATGGCGCCTACATTATGTAACATGCACAAAAAACGAAACTCTTCAGGCAGCTCAGGCCGAGGCGAAACAAGAGGATACCCACTCATACTCTACCCTTCTCCCAAAACTCTCTTATAAACCTCAACAGTCTGCTTCGCAACAGCCTCCCAACTAAACCTACTCTTAACAGTTTCATACGCATTCTTAACCAGCCAATCCCTATAACCAGAATCAGACAAAACACGCTCAACTCCCCACGCAATAGAATCAGGACTACGAGCATAAACATAAACACCCGTCTTATCATGCTCAACAACCTCCGCCAAACCGCCCACTTGACTAGCCACCACAGGCACCCCAGCTGCCATACCCTCCAACACCACAATCCCAAACGGTTCATAAACCGAAGGAACAACCATCACATCCGCGCTCTTTGTCAACGCCACCAAATCACCGTCAGAAATGAACCCGGTAAAGTTAGTCCGCCAATGCTGTCCAGACTGGTCAGCTAACCATTCTAAATGACTCCGCATCCACCCTTCACCAACAATGACAAGTCTTACCTCGGGAAAACGCCAACTGATACGCGGCATAGCTCGGATCAAATACTCAATTCCTTTCTGCGGCACCAAACGTCCCACATAAAGAACCAACTTCTCATTGTCTCCCACACCAAAACGTCGCCTAACAGCCCAGCGGTCAACCCCAACAGCATACTTTTCAACATCAATAGCATTCGGAATAACATCAACCTTTTCTCCAGGCACATGAAAATGACCGCAGATCTCGCCCTTCATAGAATTACTTGTTACAATTACCCGAGCCGGCTCATAACACGCCCACCACTCCATCCCATCAATCATGTAAGAATCAGGACCATGCAAACTTGACCGTCCATGCTCGGTGCTATGCATCGTACAAACCAAGG
This genomic interval from Candidatus Bathyarchaeota archaeon contains the following:
- a CDS encoding glycosyltransferase family 4 protein — translated: MKICLLSWEFPPRIVGGIARHVFGLAKALAKDGNDVGVVTLDFPGAPDYEEVEGFKVYRSKTEVGHPNFLTWAFLFNHFLERRLGAANKDFNFDLIHIHDWLVAPAGISFKHLLNKPLVCTMHSTEHGRSSLHGPDSYMIDGMEWWACYEPARVIVTSNSMKGEICGHFHVPGEKVDVIPNAIDVEKYAVGVDRWAVRRRFGVGDNEKLVLYVGRLVPQKGIEYLIRAMPRISWRFPEVRLVIVGEGWMRSHLEWLADQSGQHWRTNFTGFISDGDLVALTKSADVMVVPSVYEPFGIVVLEGMAAGVPVVASQVGGLAEVVEHDKTGVYVYARSPDSIAWGVERVLSDSGYRDWLVKNAYETVKSRFSWEAVAKQTVEVYKRVLGEG
- a CDS encoding extradiol ring-cleavage dioxygenase; translated protein: MGITFACIAPHGAKIISQLAGNEIEAFSKTRQGMEKIASLMKKQKIDTIIIATPHNLRLEGNIGIITTEFAEGSLRTDIGSIKMRVQCNRPLAKEVLRCAKECKLPIVGVNYGTDEGLSSCMPMDWGTLIPLWFFGTQLLRPRIVIVTPSREIPIENLEKLGSVIAQAAKKSSEKVAFVASADQAHTHDSKGPYGFHPASTKFDNLVKKAVKENNLGMLLHLEQQLIETAKPDSLWQIAILFGVLHEVPMRGKLISYQAPTYFGMLCAAYMPP
- a CDS encoding molybdenum cofactor guanylyltransferase — encoded protein: MSAIVVAGGVSKRFGQDKGLIRLAEKPLVLHVLDTLAPMVDEVVVVVNSEIQEKKFAQVIKQKARIVIDKATVQTPLVGALAGFETIQSGYTLLLACDTPFLSTEILRFLLDVCINKTATIPRWTNGDIEPLQAVYDAKTAAKAAKTALENGKLDMRSMIANMQNIRYISTTVLRQLDSKLITFFNINTLNDLKKAEAMIKHHAY
- a CDS encoding helix-turn-helix domain-containing protein translates to MSGYPLVSPRPELPEEFRFLCMLHNVGAIKAEGALTIEKIAKWTNKETSTIQEYLRKLEALGYVQSVKRDGANRYHVSVMGIRKVLTLYS